The following proteins come from a genomic window of Aspergillus oryzae RIB40 DNA, chromosome 4:
- the plyC gene encoding polysaccharide lyase family 1 protein (predicted protein): MRLTPSLISCLSLLHFTSALVAFPGAEGFGANAVGGRQGVVYVVSNLNDSGEGSLRDAVSQPGRIVVFSVGGVIEITDRIVVSKQVTILGQTAPGDGITVYGNGWSFSNADDAIVRYIRIRMGKGGSSGKDAMGIADGKNMIFDHVSVSWGRDETFSINGDVSNVTIQNSIIAQGLETHSCGGLMQTDGGVSLFRNLYIDNKTRNPKVKGVNEFTNNVIYNWGGGGGYIAGGSDGESNVNVIGNYFISGLDTSVTAFTRGNENFHAYVETNYYDSDKDGTLNGSELGVDSTNYGGMDLVTEKYDYPAVASVLSPDDALTYVTKYAGASKVRDSVDTQLVAQVESYGKDGALISDEADMGGAGDLDQGTTPTDTDGDGIPDDAEAELGTDPNTADSMDLDTSGYTFLEVWANSLVPSSYA, from the exons ATGCGGCTCACTCCCTCTTTGATTAGTTGCCTGTCGCTTCTCCACTTTACATCGGCCTTGGTCGCCTTCCCTGGTGCAGAGGGATTTGGGGCGAACGCGGTCGGCGGTCGTCAGGGTGTAGTGTATGTTGTGTCCAACTTAAATGACTCCGGAGAAGGGTCGTTGCGCGATGCTGTATCTCAGCCCGGTCGGATCGTGGTGTTCTCCGTGGGAGGAGTAATTGAAATCACCGATCGCATAGTCGTGTCGAAACAAGTGACAATTCTGGGACAAACGGCCCCTGGAGATGGTATCACCGTATATGGAAATGGGTGGTCATTTTCGAATgccgatgatgccatcgTGCGGTATATCAGGAT TCGCATGGGCAAAGGCGGGTCATCAGGAAAAGACGCCATGGGCATCGCCGATGGAAAGAACATGATCTTCGACCACGTCTCTGTCTCTTGGGGTCGTGACGAGACATTCTCGATCAACGGTGATGTCAGCAACGTTACCATACAAAACAGCATTATCGCGCAGGGCCTGGAGACTCATTCCTGCGGTGGTTTGATGCAAACCGACGGGGGCGTGTCGCTGTTCCGCAATCTGTACATTGACAATAAAACGCGCAACCCTAAGGTCAAGGGTGTCAACGAGTTCACTAATAACGTGATCTATAACTggggcggcggtggtggttATATTGCCGGAGGCTCTGATGGAGAGTCGA ATGTCAACGTCATCGGCAACTACTTCATTAGCGGACTGGATACGTCAGTCACGGCTTTTACTCGTGGCAACGAGAACTTCCATGCCTATGTTGAGACAAACTATTATGACTCTGACAAGGATGGCACTCTCAACGGAAGCGAACTCGGCGTGGATTCCACCAATTACGGTGGAATGGATCTCGTTACCGAAAAGTACGACTATCCAGCTGTCGCATCCGTCTTATCTCCGGACGATGCTCTGACCTATGTCACCAAGT ATGCTGGAGCATCAAAGGTGAGGGACAGTGTCGACACCCAGTTAGTCGCCCAGGTCGAATCCTACGGCAAAGACGGCGCACTGATCTCCGACGAAGCGGACATGGGAGGCGCGGGTGACCTCGACCAGGGTACGACCCCTACCGATACCGATGGCGATGGAATCCCCGACGATGCCGAGGCAGAGCTTGGAACAGACCCCAACACTGCGGATTCCATGGACCTGGATACCAGTGGTTACACTTTCCTGGAGGTCTGGGCAAACTCTTTGGTTCCTTCCAGCTACGCTTGA